The proteins below are encoded in one region of Chrysemys picta bellii isolate R12L10 chromosome 4, ASM1138683v2, whole genome shotgun sequence:
- the ANGEL1 gene encoding protein angel homolog 1 isoform X3: MGGLSPCGGREAALCQGQAGPPAAPNKVVVEAEPGWRVGRGWERIGLGGMICTVLCYLLLPAARLLRVLRDAFFTCRKNVLLAKSPTAQVGGISSVPSRRSVPEEEEALLQQQLEEEAGGLHSSETAPAVGKVSATLTSDWLEGSELLMTSLSNLDVASEVTWCSDQQHDELRTLMSLGPKEHVAVTLAKLPEEESVAMVGIAAWSAVRTQTDHQISGCTPSALEREDEDTAVLGWSLAHDTEIVPVEATAWPFYDTGQFQPFPAERSYHEILWRDWEELSTQPAVPELGSENGPLFEFRVMSYNILAQDLVEQSPELYLHCQPDILDWSYRLPNLLQEIQHWDPDVLCLQEVQENHYWEQLEPTFRMMGFVCLYKRRTGKKTDGCAVCYKHSRFQLISASPVEYFRPGLDILNRDNVGLVLLLQPLLPEGVGQKATSPLCVANTHVLYNPRRGDIKLAQMALLLAEVDKIAKTVDGIYCPVILCGDLNAVPDSPLYKFIRNGQLSYHGMPAWKVSGQEDFSQQLHQRKLQTPLWPSSLGITENCQYVSLCQPKKSDRRKYSRNFLLQFRFCDAACERPAHLILWKGVTDVKPDRPAHWPKHLTMVNDPDPELFFPRLEKEHSRDGKELEKSVYSWPDPYQAALGLVLQVVHNGSEVLTSAFWQQLNSSEIPWTEISL, encoded by the exons aTGGGCGGGCTGAGTCCATGCGGGGGGCGCGAGGCAGCGCTGTGCCAAGGCCAGGCCGGGCCGCCGGCGGCTCCCAATAAAGTTGTTGTTGAGGCGGAGCCGGGCTGGCGcgtgggcagaggctgggagagGATCGGGCTGGGCGGCATGATCTGCACCGTGCTCTGCTACCTGCTGCTGCCCGCGGCGCGGCTCCTCCGCGTCCTCCGAG ATGCTTTCTTTACGTGTCGAAAGAACGTGCTTCTGGCGAAGAGCCCGACCGCCCAGGTAGGGGGCATCTCTTCTGTGCCCAGCAGGAGGTCAGTCCCAGAAGAGGAGGAagccctgctgcagcagcagctggaggaggaagctggtgGGCTACACAGCAGTGAGactgctccagcagtggggaaggtGTCAGCCACACTGACTAGTGACTGGCTGGAAGGCTCGGAATTATTGATGACCAGCCTCAGCAATTTGGATGTGGCTTCAGAGGTCACATGGTGCAGTGATCAGCAACACGATGAGCTACGTACCTTAATGTCTCTAGGACCAAAGGAACATGTTGCGGTCACACTGGCAAAATTACCAGAAGAGGAAAGTGTGGCTATGGTGGGCATTGCAGCATGGTCAGCTGTAAGGACACAGACCGATCACCAGATTAGTGGCTGCACCCCTTCAGCCCTGGAAAGGGAGGATGAAGATACTGCTGTGCTGGGCTGGAGCTTAGCGCATGACACAGAGATAGTGCCAGTGGAGGCCACAGCCTGGCCCTTTTATGATACAGGACAATTCCAGCCTTTTCCAGCAGAGAGATCTTACCACG AGATTTTATGGAGGGACTGGGAGGAGCTCTCTACCCAGCCTGCTGTTCCAGAGCTGGGCTCAGAGAATGGGCCTCTGTTTGAATTCCGAGTCATGTCTTACAACATTCTGGCCCAGGACCTGGTGGAGCAGAGCCCTGAACTCTACCTGCATTGCCAACCAGATATCCTGGACTGGAGCTATCGTCTCCCAAACCTCTTGCAGGAGATCCAGCACTGGGACCCTGAT GTTCTGTGTCTCCAGGAAGTGCAGGAGAATCACTACTGGGAACAGCTGGAGCCAACATTCAGGATGATGG GCTTTGTGTGCTTATACAAACGGAGAACAGGAAAAAAGACAGATGGCTGCGCAGTTTGCTACAAGCACAGCAGGTTCCAGCTGATCAGTGCCAGCCCTGTAGAATACTTCCGGCCTGGCCTGGACATCCTAAACAGAGACAATGTgggtctggtgctgctgctgcaacctCTACTCCCAGAGGGTGTAGGTCAGAAAGCAACAAGCCCCCTGTGTGTGGCTAACACTCATGTGCTGTATAATCCCCGCCGAGGAGATATCAAACTTGCACAGATGGCCTTGCTCCTAGCAGAGGTTGACAAGATTGCGAAAACTGTTGATGGCATCTACTGTCCTGTCATCTTGTGTGGAGATCTGAATGCtgtgcctgattctccattgtacAAGTTCATCCGGAATGGTCAGCTCTCCTACCATGGGATGCCAGCCTGGAAG GTTTCTGGACAGGAAGACTTCTCCCAGCAGCTGCACCAGCGGAAGCTGCAGACCCCACTCTGGCCCAGCAGTCTGGGTATAACGGAAAACTGTCAATATGTCTCTCTTTGCCAGCCAAAGAAATCAG ACAGACGCAAGTACAGCCGGAACTTCCTGCTTCAGTTCCGTTTCTGTGATGCTGCCTGTGAACGACCTGCACATCTGATTCTGTGGAAGGGTGTGACAGATGTTAAACCAG ACCGTCCTGCACATTGGCCCAAGCATCTCACCATGGTGAATGATCCTGatccagagctcttcttcccaaG
- the ANGEL1 gene encoding protein angel homolog 1 isoform X4, whose translation MGGLSPCGGREAALCQGQAGPPAAPNKVVVEAEPGWRVGRGWERIGLGGMICTVLCYLLLPAARLLRVLRDAFFTCRKNVLLAKSPTAQVGGISSVPSRRSVPEEEEALLQQQLEEEAGGLHSSETAPAVGKVSATLTSDWLEGSELLMTSLSNLDVASEVTWCSDQQHDELRTLMSLGPKEHVAVTLAKLPEEESVAMVGIAAWSAVRTQTDHQISGCTPSALEREDEDTAVLGWSLAHDTEIVPVEATAWPFYDTGQFQPFPAERSYHEILWRDWEELSTQPAVPELGSENGPLFEFRVMSYNILAQDLVEQSPELYLHCQPDILDWSYRLPNLLQEIQHWDPDVLCLQEVQENHYWEQLEPTFRMMGFVCLYKRRTGKKTDGCAVCYKHSRFQLISASPVEYFRPGLDILNRDNVGLVLLLQPLLPEGVGQKATSPLCVANTHVLYNPRRGDIKLAQMALLLAEVDKIAKTVDGIYCPVILCGDLNAVPDSPLYKFIRNGQLSYHGMPAWKVSGQEDFSQQLHQRKLQTPLWPSSLGITENCQYVSLCQPKKSDRRKYSRNFLLQFRFCDAACERPAHLILWKGVTDVKPDRPAHWPKHLTMVNDPDPELFFPRSQAISRWSPEAAWPPLSALRRCPVVGKWLT comes from the exons aTGGGCGGGCTGAGTCCATGCGGGGGGCGCGAGGCAGCGCTGTGCCAAGGCCAGGCCGGGCCGCCGGCGGCTCCCAATAAAGTTGTTGTTGAGGCGGAGCCGGGCTGGCGcgtgggcagaggctgggagagGATCGGGCTGGGCGGCATGATCTGCACCGTGCTCTGCTACCTGCTGCTGCCCGCGGCGCGGCTCCTCCGCGTCCTCCGAG ATGCTTTCTTTACGTGTCGAAAGAACGTGCTTCTGGCGAAGAGCCCGACCGCCCAGGTAGGGGGCATCTCTTCTGTGCCCAGCAGGAGGTCAGTCCCAGAAGAGGAGGAagccctgctgcagcagcagctggaggaggaagctggtgGGCTACACAGCAGTGAGactgctccagcagtggggaaggtGTCAGCCACACTGACTAGTGACTGGCTGGAAGGCTCGGAATTATTGATGACCAGCCTCAGCAATTTGGATGTGGCTTCAGAGGTCACATGGTGCAGTGATCAGCAACACGATGAGCTACGTACCTTAATGTCTCTAGGACCAAAGGAACATGTTGCGGTCACACTGGCAAAATTACCAGAAGAGGAAAGTGTGGCTATGGTGGGCATTGCAGCATGGTCAGCTGTAAGGACACAGACCGATCACCAGATTAGTGGCTGCACCCCTTCAGCCCTGGAAAGGGAGGATGAAGATACTGCTGTGCTGGGCTGGAGCTTAGCGCATGACACAGAGATAGTGCCAGTGGAGGCCACAGCCTGGCCCTTTTATGATACAGGACAATTCCAGCCTTTTCCAGCAGAGAGATCTTACCACG AGATTTTATGGAGGGACTGGGAGGAGCTCTCTACCCAGCCTGCTGTTCCAGAGCTGGGCTCAGAGAATGGGCCTCTGTTTGAATTCCGAGTCATGTCTTACAACATTCTGGCCCAGGACCTGGTGGAGCAGAGCCCTGAACTCTACCTGCATTGCCAACCAGATATCCTGGACTGGAGCTATCGTCTCCCAAACCTCTTGCAGGAGATCCAGCACTGGGACCCTGAT GTTCTGTGTCTCCAGGAAGTGCAGGAGAATCACTACTGGGAACAGCTGGAGCCAACATTCAGGATGATGG GCTTTGTGTGCTTATACAAACGGAGAACAGGAAAAAAGACAGATGGCTGCGCAGTTTGCTACAAGCACAGCAGGTTCCAGCTGATCAGTGCCAGCCCTGTAGAATACTTCCGGCCTGGCCTGGACATCCTAAACAGAGACAATGTgggtctggtgctgctgctgcaacctCTACTCCCAGAGGGTGTAGGTCAGAAAGCAACAAGCCCCCTGTGTGTGGCTAACACTCATGTGCTGTATAATCCCCGCCGAGGAGATATCAAACTTGCACAGATGGCCTTGCTCCTAGCAGAGGTTGACAAGATTGCGAAAACTGTTGATGGCATCTACTGTCCTGTCATCTTGTGTGGAGATCTGAATGCtgtgcctgattctccattgtacAAGTTCATCCGGAATGGTCAGCTCTCCTACCATGGGATGCCAGCCTGGAAG GTTTCTGGACAGGAAGACTTCTCCCAGCAGCTGCACCAGCGGAAGCTGCAGACCCCACTCTGGCCCAGCAGTCTGGGTATAACGGAAAACTGTCAATATGTCTCTCTTTGCCAGCCAAAGAAATCAG ACAGACGCAAGTACAGCCGGAACTTCCTGCTTCAGTTCCGTTTCTGTGATGCTGCCTGTGAACGACCTGCACATCTGATTCTGTGGAAGGGTGTGACAGATGTTAAACCAG ACCGTCCTGCACATTGGCCCAAGCATCTCACCATGGTGAATGATCCTGatccagagctcttcttcccaaG